One genomic region from Paraburkholderia azotifigens encodes:
- the pnp gene encoding polyribonucleotide nucleotidyltransferase produces the protein MSLFNKVVKEFKWGQHTVRMETGEIARQAGGAVLVDVEDTVVLATVVGAKTAKPGQDFFPLTVDYIEKTYSAGKIPGGFFRREGRPSEGETLISRLIDRPLRPLFPEGFYNEVQVVIHVMSINPEVPADIPALIGASAALAVSGLPFNGPVGAARVAYINNEYVLNPTRSQVKESRLDLVVAGTERAVLMVESEADQLPEDVMLGAVVFGHEQMQTAIDAIHELVREGGKPEWDWQAAPKNEALISRVNDIAYNELLSAYQTRDKQARSTKLKEVYAATQSKLEEEAAAAGAAAADKASVGNVLFDIEAKIVRSQILNGEPRIDGRDTRTVRPIEIRTGVLPRTHGSALFTRGETQALVVATLGTKGDEQIIDALEGEYRDRFMLHYNMPPFATGETGRVGSPKRREIGHGRLAKRALVACLPSADEFGYSIRVVSEITESNGSSSMASVCGGCLALMDAGVPMKAHVAGIAMGLILEGNKFAVLTDILGDEDHLGDMDFKVAGTASGVTALQMDIKIQGITKEIMQVALAQAKEGRMHILGKMTEAVPATNTELSDYAPRMITIKINPEKIRDVIGKGGSVIRALTEETGTTIDISDDGVVTIASTSSEGMAEAKKRIENITAEVEVGQIYEGTVLKLLDFGAIVNLLPGKDGLLHISEIANERIKDINDYLKEGQQVKVKVIQTDEKGRVRLSAKALLNEAAQTEPTPQQ, from the coding sequence ATGTCTCTGTTTAACAAGGTCGTCAAAGAGTTCAAGTGGGGCCAGCATACGGTTCGCATGGAGACGGGTGAAATCGCCCGCCAGGCGGGCGGTGCCGTGCTCGTCGACGTCGAAGACACGGTCGTGCTCGCGACCGTCGTCGGTGCGAAGACGGCGAAGCCGGGCCAGGACTTCTTCCCGCTGACCGTCGACTACATCGAAAAGACCTACTCGGCAGGCAAGATCCCCGGCGGCTTCTTCCGTCGCGAAGGCCGTCCGTCGGAAGGCGAAACGCTGATCTCGCGCCTGATCGACCGTCCGCTGCGCCCGCTCTTCCCGGAAGGCTTCTACAACGAAGTCCAGGTCGTCATCCACGTGATGTCGATCAACCCGGAAGTCCCCGCCGACATCCCCGCGCTGATCGGCGCGTCGGCAGCCCTCGCCGTGTCGGGTCTGCCGTTCAACGGCCCCGTCGGTGCTGCGCGCGTCGCGTACATCAATAACGAGTACGTGCTGAACCCGACCCGTTCGCAAGTCAAGGAATCGCGTCTGGACCTCGTCGTCGCCGGTACGGAACGCGCGGTGCTGATGGTCGAATCCGAAGCGGATCAGTTGCCGGAAGACGTGATGCTGGGCGCTGTCGTGTTCGGTCACGAGCAGATGCAGACGGCCATCGACGCGATCCACGAACTGGTGCGTGAAGGCGGCAAGCCGGAGTGGGACTGGCAAGCCGCGCCGAAGAACGAAGCGCTGATCTCGCGCGTCAACGACATCGCCTACAACGAACTGCTGTCGGCGTATCAGACGCGCGACAAGCAGGCTCGCTCGACGAAGTTGAAGGAAGTCTACGCAGCGACGCAGTCCAAGCTGGAAGAAGAAGCGGCAGCAGCAGGCGCGGCGGCGGCAGACAAGGCGTCGGTTGGCAACGTCCTGTTCGACATCGAAGCGAAGATCGTCCGTTCGCAGATCCTGAACGGCGAGCCGCGTATCGACGGCCGCGACACGCGCACGGTGCGCCCGATCGAAATCCGTACGGGCGTCCTGCCGCGTACGCACGGTTCGGCGCTGTTCACGCGTGGCGAAACGCAGGCGCTCGTCGTCGCGACGCTCGGCACGAAGGGCGATGAGCAGATCATCGACGCGCTCGAAGGCGAGTACCGCGACCGCTTCATGCTCCACTACAACATGCCTCCGTTCGCGACGGGCGAAACGGGCCGTGTCGGCTCGCCGAAGCGCCGCGAGATCGGCCACGGCCGCCTCGCGAAGCGCGCGCTGGTCGCGTGCCTGCCGAGCGCCGACGAATTCGGCTACTCGATCCGCGTCGTGTCGGAAATCACGGAATCGAACGGTTCGTCGTCGATGGCATCGGTGTGCGGCGGCTGTCTCGCGCTGATGGACGCCGGCGTGCCGATGAAGGCGCACGTCGCGGGCATCGCGATGGGCCTGATCCTCGAAGGCAACAAGTTCGCCGTGCTGACCGACATCCTCGGCGACGAAGATCACCTCGGCGACATGGACTTCAAGGTCGCGGGCACGGCTAGCGGCGTCACGGCGCTGCAGATGGACATCAAGATCCAGGGCATCACGAAGGAAATCATGCAGGTCGCGCTCGCGCAGGCGAAGGAAGGCCGCATGCACATCCTCGGCAAGATGACGGAAGCGGTTCCGGCCACGAACACGGAGCTGTCCGACTACGCGCCGCGCATGATCACCATCAAGATCAATCCGGAAAAGATCCGCGACGTGATCGGCAAGGGCGGTTCGGTGATCCGCGCGCTGACGGAAGAAACGGGCACGACGATCGACATTTCCGACGACGGGGTCGTCACTATCGCGAGCACGAGCTCCGAAGGCATGGCAGAAGCGAAGAAGCGCATCGAGAACATCACGGCGGAAGTCGAAGTCGGCCAGATCTACGAAGGCACGGTCCTCAAGCTGCTGGACTTCGGCGCGATCGTCAACCTGCTGCCGGGCAAGGATGGTCTGCTGCACATCTCCGAAATCGCCAACGAGCGCATCAAGGACATCAACGACTACCTGAAGGAAGGCCAGCAAGTGAAGGTCAAGGTCATCCAGACGGACGAAAAGGGTCGCGTGCGCCTGTCGGCGAAAGCGCTCCTGAACGAAGCAGCACAGACGGAGCCGACGCCGCAGCAGTAA
- the secG gene encoding preprotein translocase subunit SecG: MLYLKTLIIVVQLLSALGVIGLVLLQHGKGADMGAAFGSGASGSLFGATGSANFLSRTTAILAAVFFVTTLALTYLGAYHSKPSAGVLGSMPAASAPVAASIAPAASAPANASAAVAAPAASAPGQDVPK, from the coding sequence ATGCTGTATTTGAAAACGTTGATCATTGTCGTGCAGTTGCTGTCGGCGCTGGGTGTCATCGGCCTCGTGCTGTTGCAGCATGGCAAGGGCGCCGACATGGGCGCTGCTTTCGGTAGTGGCGCATCGGGCAGTCTCTTCGGCGCGACAGGTTCTGCTAATTTTCTGTCACGTACCACTGCGATACTGGCAGCTGTGTTTTTCGTCACCACGTTGGCACTGACGTACCTCGGCGCGTATCACTCGAAGCCTTCTGCAGGCGTGCTTGGCAGCATGCCGGCGGCATCGGCACCTGTGGCGGCATCGATTGCTCCTGCTGCGTCGGCGCCGGCTAATGCATCGGCTGCAGTCGCTGCACCTGCAGCTTCTGCGCCAGGTCAGGACGTGCCGAAATAA
- the rpsO gene encoding 30S ribosomal protein S15, which yields MSVAEIKKSDVVAQFARGANDTGSPEVQVALLTTRINELTVHFKAHSKDHHSRRGLLRMVSRRRKLLDYLKGKDADRYRALIEKLGLRK from the coding sequence ATGTCCGTAGCTGAAATCAAGAAATCCGACGTCGTCGCGCAATTCGCACGTGGCGCAAACGACACCGGCTCCCCCGAAGTTCAGGTCGCTCTGCTGACCACGCGCATCAACGAACTGACGGTTCACTTCAAGGCCCACTCGAAGGATCACCACAGCCGCCGCGGTCTGCTGCGCATGGTGAGCCGTCGCCGCAAGCTGCTCGACTACCTGAAGGGCAAGGACGCGGACCGTTACCGCGCTCTGATCGAGAAGCTGGGTCTGCGTAAGTAA
- the tpiA gene encoding triose-phosphate isomerase, translating into MAKQRAKLVVGNWKMHGRLADNRVLLQAVSRGADDLPDDVRVGVCVPCPYLAQAQTLLESGRVAWGVQDVSAYTQGAYTGEVAAAMAAEFGSTFAIVGHSERRAYHRESAEVVAVKTQRALEAGLTPIVCVGETLEERESGRTEQVIGEQIDAVLDALSVGDAARIVVAYEPVWAIGTGKSATAQQAQDVHAFLRARLAAKGGDAADVLLLYGGSVKPENAEDLFSQPDIDGGLIGGASLKDKDFLAICTAAVAATAAR; encoded by the coding sequence ATGGCGAAACAACGAGCAAAACTGGTAGTCGGTAACTGGAAGATGCACGGTCGGCTTGCCGACAATCGCGTGCTGCTGCAAGCCGTATCGCGCGGCGCGGACGATCTTCCTGACGATGTGCGGGTCGGCGTGTGCGTGCCGTGCCCCTATCTGGCGCAGGCGCAAACGCTGCTCGAAAGCGGCCGCGTCGCGTGGGGCGTGCAGGATGTTTCCGCGTACACGCAGGGCGCCTATACCGGCGAAGTCGCGGCAGCGATGGCTGCTGAGTTCGGTTCGACATTTGCGATCGTCGGGCACTCGGAGCGGCGTGCTTATCATCGCGAAAGCGCCGAGGTCGTTGCAGTGAAGACGCAGCGCGCGCTCGAAGCAGGCTTGACGCCGATCGTCTGTGTCGGCGAAACGCTAGAAGAGCGCGAGAGCGGCAGGACGGAGCAAGTCATCGGCGAGCAGATCGACGCTGTGCTTGATGCGCTGTCGGTTGGCGACGCGGCTCGCATTGTCGTCGCTTATGAGCCTGTGTGGGCAATTGGCACTGGCAAGAGCGCAACGGCGCAGCAGGCGCAGGACGTTCACGCGTTTCTGCGCGCGCGTCTTGCAGCGAAGGGTGGCGATGCCGCCGACGTTCTGCTGCTATACGGCGGCAGCGTGAAGCCGGAGAACGCGGAAGATCTGTTCAGCCAGCCGGATATCGACGGTGGTCTGATCGGTGGCGCGTCGTTGAAGGACAAGGATTTCCTGGCAATCTGCACTGCAGCTGTCGCGGCCACGGCCGCGCGCTGA
- the nuoE gene encoding NADH-quinone oxidoreductase subunit NuoE produces MISAEGLKEIDRAIAKYPADQKQSAVMSALAVGQEEHGWLSPELMQFVADYLGMPAVAVQEVATFYTMYETKPVGKYKITLCTNLPCQLGPDGGSDSAAEYLKQKLGIDFGETTPDGKFSLKEGECMGSCGDAPVMLVNNHRMCSFMSREKIDQLLEELSK; encoded by the coding sequence ATGATCTCAGCTGAAGGCCTGAAAGAAATCGATCGCGCGATCGCGAAGTATCCCGCCGATCAGAAGCAGTCCGCCGTGATGTCGGCTCTCGCCGTCGGTCAGGAAGAGCATGGCTGGCTGTCGCCCGAACTGATGCAGTTCGTGGCGGACTATCTCGGCATGCCGGCCGTCGCCGTGCAGGAGGTTGCGACCTTCTACACGATGTATGAGACGAAGCCTGTCGGCAAATACAAGATCACGCTCTGCACGAACCTGCCGTGCCAGCTCGGTCCCGATGGCGGTTCGGACAGCGCCGCCGAATATCTGAAGCAGAAGCTCGGTATCGACTTCGGCGAAACCACGCCCGACGGCAAGTTCTCCCTCAAAGAGGGCGAGTGCATGGGCTCGTGCGGTGACGCCCCCGTGATGCTCGTGAACAACCACCGTATGTGCAGCTTCATGAGCCGCGAGAAGATCGACCAGCTCCTCGAGGAACTTTCGAAATGA
- a CDS encoding branched-chain amino acid ABC transporter substrate-binding protein, whose product MTAKWAKAVMAAMTLAAAASAHAQGAPTGSPIRIAMIEGMSGPFANAGAAVERNLRFGVETVNARGGVKLADGAHPLELVVLDSKGSAEEALVQLRAAADGHIGFITQGNSSAVAAALLTAIDRQNTREPDNRELFLNYSADDPALTNANCRFWHFRFDAHAGMRMDALADVIQRDKSVKKVYLLNQDYSFGHDVSILARAALASKRPDIGVVGDEFHPIGRVKDFAPYIAKIRASGADAVITGNWGNDLTLLVKAAREQGVDTKFYTFYGNSLGAPAALGDAGVKRVIAVADWHPNAGGAASDGWYASFRQRFPAAQDDYPVLRMPLMIEMLATAMNRAGSAQPEKVAKALEGMKYDNGFHASWMRADDHQLIQPLYVMEMDKAGTPGVHFDNEGSRYGFRTVLALAPERTVAPTTCRMKRP is encoded by the coding sequence ATGACAGCAAAGTGGGCAAAAGCGGTGATGGCGGCGATGACGCTGGCAGCGGCGGCGAGCGCGCATGCGCAGGGCGCGCCGACAGGCTCGCCGATCCGGATCGCGATGATCGAAGGCATGTCCGGCCCGTTTGCGAACGCGGGCGCGGCCGTCGAACGGAATTTGCGCTTCGGCGTGGAAACGGTCAACGCGCGCGGCGGCGTGAAGCTCGCGGACGGCGCGCATCCGTTGGAGCTCGTCGTGCTCGACAGCAAGGGCAGTGCGGAGGAAGCGCTCGTACAACTGCGCGCCGCCGCTGACGGGCACATCGGGTTCATCACGCAAGGCAACAGTTCGGCCGTGGCAGCCGCGCTGCTTACGGCGATCGACCGGCAAAACACACGCGAACCGGACAACCGCGAACTCTTTCTCAACTATTCTGCCGACGATCCGGCACTCACCAACGCGAACTGCCGCTTCTGGCATTTTCGCTTCGACGCGCACGCCGGGATGCGGATGGACGCGCTCGCCGACGTGATCCAGCGCGACAAGTCGGTGAAGAAGGTCTATCTGCTGAACCAGGATTACAGCTTCGGACATGACGTCAGCATCCTCGCGCGCGCGGCGCTCGCGTCGAAGCGGCCGGATATCGGCGTGGTCGGCGACGAATTTCATCCGATCGGGCGCGTGAAGGACTTCGCGCCGTACATCGCGAAGATTCGCGCAAGCGGCGCCGATGCCGTAATCACGGGCAACTGGGGCAACGATCTGACGCTGCTCGTGAAAGCGGCGCGCGAGCAGGGCGTCGACACGAAGTTCTACACGTTCTACGGCAACAGCCTCGGCGCGCCCGCCGCGCTGGGTGATGCGGGCGTGAAGCGCGTGATCGCCGTGGCCGACTGGCATCCGAATGCGGGCGGCGCCGCGTCGGACGGCTGGTATGCGTCGTTCCGCCAGCGTTTTCCTGCCGCGCAGGACGACTATCCCGTATTGCGCATGCCGCTGATGATCGAAATGCTGGCAACAGCGATGAACCGCGCGGGCAGTGCACAGCCGGAGAAGGTTGCGAAGGCGCTGGAAGGGATGAAGTACGACAACGGCTTCCATGCATCGTGGATGCGCGCCGACGATCATCAATTGATCCAGCCCCTTTACGTGATGGAGATGGACAAGGCGGGCACGCCGGGCGTCCATTTCGACAACGAAGGCTCGCGCTATGGCTTCAGGACGGTGCTGGCGCTGGCGCCCGAGCGCACCGTTGCGCCGACGACCTGCCGGATGAAGCGGCCCTGA
- a CDS encoding NuoB/complex I 20 kDa subunit family protein, translated as MSIEGVLKEGFVTTTADKLINWTRTGSLWPMTFGLACCAVEMMHAGAARYDLDRFGVVFRPSPRQSDVMIVAGTLCNKMAPALRKVYDQMAEPRWVISMGSCANGGGYYHYSYSVVRGCDRIVPVDVYVPGCPPTAEALVYGVIQLQAKIRRTNTIARQ; from the coding sequence ATGAGTATCGAAGGGGTCTTGAAGGAAGGGTTTGTCACCACCACGGCTGACAAGCTGATCAACTGGACGCGTACCGGTTCACTGTGGCCGATGACGTTCGGTCTTGCGTGTTGCGCGGTCGAGATGATGCATGCGGGCGCCGCCCGTTATGACCTTGACCGTTTCGGCGTGGTGTTTCGTCCGAGTCCGCGTCAGTCGGACGTGATGATCGTCGCCGGCACGCTGTGCAACAAGATGGCGCCTGCGCTACGCAAGGTCTACGACCAGATGGCCGAGCCGCGCTGGGTGATCTCGATGGGTTCGTGCGCGAACGGCGGCGGCTACTATCACTACTCGTATTCGGTGGTGCGTGGCTGTGACCGGATCGTGCCCGTCGATGTGTATGTGCCGGGCTGTCCGCCCACGGCTGAAGCGCTGGTGTACGGCGTGATCCAGCTGCAGGCGAAGATCCGCCGGACCAACACCATCGCCCGTCAATAA
- a CDS encoding NADH-quinone oxidoreductase subunit D, translated as MAEIKNYTLNFGPQHPAAHGVLRLVLELDGEVIQRADPHIGLLHRATEKLAESKTFIQSVPYMDRLDYVSMMVNEHGYVMAIEKLLGIDVPIRAKYIRVLFDEVTRVLNHLMWIGAHALDVGAMAVFLYAFREREDLMDVYEAVSGARMHAAYYRPGGVYRDLPDAMPQYKASKIRNAKALSKLNETRQGSLLDFIEDFFNRFPKCVDEYETLLTDNRIWKQRLVGIGVVSPERALQLGMTGAMLRGSGIEWDLRKKQPYEVYDQMDFDIPVGVNGDCYDRYLVRVEEMRQSTRIAKQCIEWLRKNPGPVMTDNHKVAPPSRVGMKSNMEELIHHFKLFTEGFHVPEGEAYAAVEHPKGEFGIYLVSDGANKPYRLKIRAPGYAHLSALDEMARGHMIADAVTIIGTQDIVFGEVDR; from the coding sequence ATGGCAGAGATCAAGAACTACACGCTCAACTTCGGACCGCAGCACCCGGCAGCGCACGGCGTGCTGCGCCTCGTGCTCGAACTCGACGGCGAAGTGATCCAGCGCGCCGATCCGCACATCGGCCTCCTGCACCGCGCCACTGAAAAGCTCGCGGAAAGCAAGACGTTCATCCAGTCGGTGCCGTACATGGACCGTCTCGACTACGTGTCGATGATGGTCAACGAGCACGGCTACGTGATGGCGATCGAAAAGCTGCTCGGCATCGACGTGCCGATCCGCGCGAAGTACATCCGCGTACTGTTCGACGAAGTCACGCGCGTGCTGAACCATCTGATGTGGATCGGCGCGCACGCACTCGACGTCGGCGCAATGGCTGTGTTTCTGTACGCCTTCCGCGAACGCGAAGATCTGATGGACGTGTATGAAGCGGTGTCCGGCGCACGGATGCACGCGGCGTACTATCGTCCGGGCGGCGTCTATCGCGATCTGCCGGACGCAATGCCGCAATACAAGGCATCGAAGATCCGTAACGCGAAGGCTTTGTCGAAGCTGAACGAAACGCGTCAGGGTTCGCTGCTCGACTTCATCGAAGACTTCTTCAACCGCTTCCCGAAGTGCGTCGACGAGTACGAAACGCTGCTCACCGACAACCGCATCTGGAAGCAGCGTCTGGTCGGCATCGGTGTCGTGAGTCCGGAACGCGCGCTGCAACTCGGTATGACGGGCGCGATGCTGCGCGGCTCGGGCATCGAGTGGGATCTGCGCAAGAAGCAGCCGTACGAAGTGTATGACCAGATGGACTTCGACATCCCCGTCGGCGTGAATGGCGACTGCTACGACCGCTATCTGGTGCGCGTCGAAGAAATGCGTCAATCCACGCGCATCGCGAAACAGTGCATTGAATGGTTGCGTAAGAATCCCGGCCCTGTGATGACGGACAATCACAAGGTTGCGCCGCCGTCGCGCGTCGGCATGAAGTCGAACATGGAAGAGTTGATTCACCACTTCAAGCTCTTTACGGAAGGTTTCCATGTGCCCGAAGGCGAAGCGTACGCAGCCGTCGAGCATCCGAAGGGCGAGTTCGGCATCTATCTCGTGTCGGACGGTGCAAATAAGCCATACCGCCTCAAGATTCGCGCGCCGGGTTATGCGCATCTGTCCGCGCTCGACGAAATGGCGCGCGGCCACATGATCGCCGACGCCGTGACGATCATCGGCACGCAGGACATCGTGTTCGGTGAAGTGGACCGCTAG
- a CDS encoding NADH-quinone oxidoreductase subunit A, with protein MNLAAYFPVLMFLLVGTGLGVALVSIGKILGPNRPDTEKNAPYECGFEAFEDARMKFDVRYYLVAILFIIFDLETAFLFPWGVALRDIGWPGFISMMIFLLEFLLGFAYIWKKGGLDWE; from the coding sequence TTGAACCTCGCAGCCTATTTCCCCGTATTGATGTTCCTCCTCGTGGGCACCGGTTTAGGCGTAGCACTGGTCAGTATCGGCAAGATCCTCGGTCCGAATCGGCCGGACACCGAAAAGAACGCACCGTACGAGTGCGGCTTCGAAGCATTCGAAGATGCGCGCATGAAATTCGACGTGCGCTATTACCTGGTTGCCATTCTCTTTATCATCTTCGACCTTGAAACGGCATTCCTGTTTCCGTGGGGCGTGGCTCTGCGCGATATCGGCTGGCCGGGTTTCATCTCGATGATGATTTTTCTGCTCGAATTCCTGTTGGGCTTCGCCTATATCTGGAAGAAAGGTGGTCTCGACTGGGAATGA
- the nuoF gene encoding NADH-quinone oxidoreductase subunit NuoF: MTSLHDRHIKPLILAGLNGDNWHLQDYVERGGYKQLRRILEEKIPPEQVIADVKASGLRGRGGAGFPTGLKWSFMPRQFPGQKYLVCNSDEGEPGTFKDRDILRWNPHSLIEGMAIGAYAMGITVGYNYIHGEIFEVYRRFEEALEEARAAGFLGDNIMGSGFSFQLHAHHGYGAYICGEETALLESLEGKKGQPRFKPPFPASFGVYGKPTTINNTETFAAVPFLLEVGPQNYLEMGKPNNGGTKIFSVSGDVERPGNYEIPLGTPFATLMELAGGMRGGKKIKAVIPGGSSAPVIPGDLMMQTDMDYDSIAKQGSMLGSGAVIVMDETRCMVRSLLRLSYFYYEESCGQCTPCREGTGWLYRVVHRIEHGLGRKEDLDLLNSVAENIMGRTICALGDAAAMPVRGMLKHYWDEFEYHVANKRCLTGGHAGAAAAPETVAA; encoded by the coding sequence ATGACGTCTTTACACGATCGTCACATCAAGCCGCTGATTCTCGCCGGTCTGAACGGCGACAACTGGCATCTTCAGGACTACGTCGAGCGCGGTGGCTACAAGCAGCTGCGTCGCATTCTGGAAGAAAAGATTCCGCCCGAGCAGGTGATCGCCGACGTCAAGGCTTCGGGTCTGCGCGGCCGCGGCGGTGCGGGCTTCCCGACGGGCCTGAAGTGGAGCTTCATGCCGCGTCAGTTCCCGGGGCAAAAGTACCTCGTCTGCAATTCGGACGAAGGCGAACCGGGCACGTTCAAGGATCGCGACATCCTGCGCTGGAATCCGCATTCGCTGATCGAAGGCATGGCCATCGGCGCGTACGCGATGGGCATCACCGTCGGCTACAACTACATTCACGGCGAAATCTTCGAAGTCTATCGACGCTTCGAAGAAGCGCTGGAAGAAGCGCGCGCAGCGGGCTTCCTCGGCGACAACATCATGGGCTCGGGCTTCTCGTTCCAGCTGCATGCGCACCACGGTTACGGCGCGTACATCTGCGGCGAAGAGACGGCGCTGCTCGAATCGCTGGAAGGCAAGAAGGGCCAGCCGCGCTTCAAGCCGCCGTTCCCGGCGAGCTTCGGCGTGTACGGCAAGCCGACCACGATCAACAACACGGAAACGTTCGCAGCCGTGCCGTTCCTGCTCGAAGTCGGTCCGCAGAATTACCTCGAAATGGGTAAGCCGAACAACGGCGGCACGAAGATTTTCTCGGTGTCGGGCGACGTCGAGCGTCCGGGCAACTACGAGATTCCGCTCGGCACGCCGTTCGCGACGCTGATGGAACTCGCGGGTGGCATGCGCGGCGGCAAGAAGATCAAGGCTGTGATCCCTGGCGGTTCGTCGGCTCCCGTGATTCCGGGCGACCTCATGATGCAAACCGACATGGACTACGATTCGATCGCGAAGCAGGGCTCGATGCTCGGCTCGGGCGCGGTCATCGTGATGGACGAGACGCGCTGCATGGTGCGCTCGCTGTTGCGCCTGTCGTACTTCTATTACGAAGAGTCGTGCGGTCAGTGCACGCCGTGCCGCGAAGGCACGGGCTGGCTGTATCGCGTCGTGCATCGCATCGAGCACGGTCTGGGCCGCAAGGAAGACCTGGATCTGCTGAACTCGGTCGCCGAAAACATCATGGGCCGCACGATCTGCGCGCTTGGCGATGCGGCTGCGATGCCGGTGCGGGGCATGCTCAAGCACTACTGGGACGAATTCGAGTATCACGTCGCCAACAAGCGTTGCCTCACGGGCGGTCATGCCGGTGCGGCGGCGGCCCCGGAAACGGTCGCTGCATAA
- a CDS encoding NAD(P)H-quinone oxidoreductase: protein MNAIEITEFGAPEVLKLAERPMPEPKAGEVLIKVAASGVNRPDVFQRKGGYAPPPGASDLPGLEVAGEIVGGNIDDKRNPFGLKIGDRVCSLMAGGGYAEYAAVPLLQCLPVPKGFSDIEAAALPETFFTVWSNVFDRAMLGKGEGGENETFLVQGGSSGIGVTAIQIAHALGFRVFATAGTDEKCRACEELGAERAINYKTEDFVEVIKSLTNDRGVDVILDMVAGSYVPRELKALADGGRLVVIALLGGAKSEVNLNEILRRRLTITGSTLRPRPVEFKAKIAAQLKERVWPHLEDGTIKPVIYKVFPAAEAAQAHELMESSTHVGKIVLNWGAGA, encoded by the coding sequence ATGAACGCAATCGAAATCACCGAATTCGGTGCGCCGGAAGTCTTGAAACTCGCTGAGCGGCCGATGCCGGAGCCGAAAGCGGGCGAAGTGCTGATCAAAGTGGCTGCGTCGGGCGTGAATCGTCCGGACGTGTTCCAGCGCAAGGGCGGCTATGCACCGCCGCCGGGCGCGTCGGATCTGCCGGGGTTGGAAGTGGCGGGCGAAATCGTCGGCGGAAACATCGACGACAAGCGCAATCCGTTCGGTCTGAAGATCGGCGACCGCGTGTGCTCGCTGATGGCGGGCGGCGGTTACGCCGAATACGCGGCCGTGCCGCTGCTGCAATGTCTGCCCGTGCCGAAAGGCTTTTCGGATATCGAAGCGGCTGCTTTGCCCGAAACGTTCTTCACGGTCTGGAGCAATGTTTTTGACCGTGCGATGCTCGGCAAAGGCGAGGGCGGCGAAAACGAAACATTCCTCGTGCAGGGCGGTTCGAGCGGCATTGGCGTGACAGCGATCCAGATCGCGCATGCGCTGGGTTTTCGCGTGTTCGCAACGGCGGGCACGGACGAAAAGTGCCGCGCGTGCGAAGAGCTCGGCGCCGAGCGCGCGATCAACTACAAGACGGAAGATTTCGTCGAAGTGATCAAGTCACTGACGAACGATCGCGGCGTCGACGTGATTCTCGACATGGTCGCAGGCAGTTACGTGCCGCGCGAACTGAAGGCGCTGGCCGATGGCGGGCGTCTCGTGGTCATCGCGCTGCTGGGCGGCGCGAAGTCCGAAGTGAATCTGAACGAGATTCTGCGTCGCCGCCTGACGATCACGGGCTCGACGCTGCGTCCGCGTCCAGTCGAATTCAAGGCGAAGATCGCCGCGCAGCTGAAAGAGCGCGTGTGGCCGCATCTCGAAGACGGCACGATCAAGCCGGTGATCTACAAGGTGTTCCCCGCAGCAGAAGCGGCGCAGGCGCATGAGCTGATGGAAAGCAGCACGCACGTCGGCAAGATCGTGTTGAATTGGGGCGCGGGCGCTTGA
- a CDS encoding NADH-quinone oxidoreductase subunit C produces the protein MASKLETLKANLEAAFGGRLTSITESIGELTIVVKAGDYLEVARRLRDDATLRFEQLIDLCGIDYQTYGEGAYEGPRFAAVLHLLSVSNNWRVRVRVFAPDDDVPLIPSVVEIWNSANWYEREAFDLYGIVFEGHPDLRRILTDYGFIGHPFRKDFPVSGYVEMRYDPEEKRVVYQPVTIEPREITPRVIREDRYGGLKH, from the coding sequence ATGGCAAGCAAACTCGAGACCCTCAAAGCGAACCTCGAGGCGGCCTTTGGCGGCCGCCTGACGAGCATCACCGAATCGATCGGTGAGCTGACCATCGTCGTGAAGGCAGGCGATTACCTCGAAGTGGCCAGGCGTCTGCGCGATGACGCGACGCTGCGTTTCGAGCAGTTGATCGACCTCTGCGGTATCGACTATCAAACCTACGGTGAAGGCGCTTACGAAGGTCCGCGTTTTGCCGCCGTCCTGCATCTGCTGTCCGTCTCGAACAACTGGCGCGTGCGCGTGCGCGTGTTCGCCCCGGACGACGACGTGCCGCTGATCCCCTCCGTCGTCGAGATCTGGAATTCGGCCAACTGGTACGAGCGCGAAGCATTCGACCTGTACGGCATCGTGTTCGAGGGTCACCCCGACCTGCGCCGCATCCTGACCGATTACGGTTTCATCGGTCACCCGTTCCGCAAGGATTTCCCTGTTTCCGGCTATGTCGAGATGCGTTACGACCCGGAAGAGAAGCGCGTCGTCTATCAGCCGGTGACGATCGAGCCTCGGGAAATCACGCCGCGCGTGATCCGCGAGGATCGCTATGGCGGCCTGAAACACTAA